The Castor canadensis chromosome X, mCasCan1.hap1v2, whole genome shotgun sequence genome includes a region encoding these proteins:
- the Gcna gene encoding germ cell nuclear acidic protein has product MYLKVVKEVYLQMIVSQISGEVFEDLLSFSDDDDFDDDDDEENDNWKVFELIRKNSLAQAVVSSNIKDADTLVSQPNSSCTVDEKQCHAENLDQPQNTNQEMTGETLPTDEKSVSLVEQPSERKKNTKHLCLKPGYKSSATLPAGSGLKKPRLSKKRPSEGSMIIDSDSDEENFTQWEKKAKMYEISGEDENLDDLPTIIDDDDDDDDDDCNCTLKAPEKIKRNSHAQGQVSSNKKDAEVFAVCRHNSPYIADEKQHGGDNHQPPGANLDMTGEKLPTDEKSMSLVEQPSKRKEKNKHICVKPAGSERKKSKPSKKKPSEEEKVETCETEKPMCNIPGCFLHDLEKSQRYSGRNFKQNKDELIERLYRLFNTTIFDEKLPEKIEITWNKKMLQTAGLCTTSERQHPKRERYAKIQISLKVCDSADRLRDTLIHEICHAASWLLDGVRDSHGDIWRFYAKKSNRIHPELPEVTQCHKYSINYKIHYECTWCKSRIGRYTKSLDTKRFICAQCKGTLVLLPHLRKDGTPVKPHVRPFARYVQLNYRIVLHGTAGFTHRDVMKKLSKDFGASKQNQNP; this is encoded by the exons ATGTATCTGAAGGTGGTAAAGGAGGTATATTTACAAATGATTGTGTCTCAAATTTCAGGTGAGGTTTTTGAAGACCTACTATCATTTAGTGACGATGATGATTTTGATGATGATGACGACGAGGAAAATGACAATTGGAAGGTTTTTGAGCTAATTAGAAAGAATTCTCTTGCTCAGGCCGTAGTTTCTTCAAATATAAAAGATGCTGATACACTTGTCTCCCAGCCCAATTCATCTTGTACTGTAGATGAGAAACAGTGTCATGCTGAAAATCTTGACCAACCACAAAATACTAACCAGGAAATGACAGGTGAAACATTGCCTACTGATGAAAAGTCTGTGTCTTTGGTGGAACAACCAAGcgaaaggaagaaaaacaccaAACATCTATGTCTGAAGCCTG GGTACAAGTCAAGTGCTACCCTTCCAGCTGGCAGTGGATTGAAAAAGCCAAGACTTTCAAAGAAGAGACCCAGTGAAGG GAGTATGATAATTGACTCAGACTCTGATGAAGAAAACTTTACCCAATGGGAAAAGAAAGCTAAGATGTATGAAATAAGCGGTGAAG ATGAGAATTTGGATGACCTACCAACCAttattgatgatgatgatgatgatgatgatgatgattgcaATTGCACTTTGAAGGCTcctgagaaaattaaaaggaattcGCATGCTCAGGGCCAagtttcttcaaataaaaaagaTGCAGAAGTATTTGCTGTCTGCCGTCACAACTCACCTTATATTGCAGATGAGAAACAGCATGGTGGTGACAATCATCAACCACCAGGTGCTAACCTAGACATGACAGGTGAAAAGTTGCCAACTGATGAAAAGTCTATGTCTTTGGTGGAACAaccaagcaaaaggaaggaaaaaaacaaacatatatgTGTGAAGCCTG CTGGCAGCGAACGCAAAAAGTCgaaaccttcaaagaagaaacccAGTGAAGAAGAGAAAGTTGAAACATGTGAGACTGA GAAACCTATGTGCAACATACCTGGATGTTTCTTGCATGACCTTGAAAAGTCTCAACGATATTCTGGAAGGAATTTCAAGCAAAATAAAGATGAGCTGATTGAGAGACTCTACAGACTGTTTAACACCACCATCTTTGATGAAAAG CTGccagagaaaatagaaatcacCTGGAATAAAAAGATGCTGCAAACTGCTGGCTTATGCACCACTAGTGAGAGACAGCACCCAAAGAGGGAGCGCTACGCCAAGATTCAGATTTCTCTGAAAGTCTGCGACTCTGCAG ATCGACTTCGGGATACCTTGATCCATGAAATATGCCATGCAGCCTCCTGGCTGCTTGATGGTGTCCGAGATTCTCATGGTGACATATGGAGATTTTATGCCAAAAAATCCAACAGGATACATCCAGAGCTGCCTGAGGTCACCCAGTGCCATAAGTATTCAATTAACTACAAGATTCATTATGAATGTACTTGGTGCAAATCCAG GATTGGCCGCTACACCAAATCATTAGACACTAAACGCTTCATCTGTGCCCAATGCAAGGGCACTCTGGTCTTGCTCCCACACCTGCGGAAAGATGGAACTCCTGTCAAGCCCCACGTGAGACCATTTGCCAGATATGTGCAGCTGAATTACAGAATAGTGTTGCATGGAACAGCAGGGTTCACCCATAGGGATGTGATGAAAAAGCTCAGCAAAGATTTTGGTGCCagtaaacaaaatcaaaaccctTAA
- the Cxcr3 gene encoding C-X-C chemokine receptor type 3, with product MVPEVSKHQVLDASDFALLWENCTSPYDYGENESDLCCASTPCPQDFSLNFDRAFLPVLYSLLFLLGLLGNGAVAAVLLSQRTALSSTDTFLLHLAVADVLLVLTLPLWAVDAAVQWVFGSGLCKVAGALFNINFYAGALLLACISFDRYLSIVHATQLYRRGPPTRVALTCVVVWGLCLLFALPDFIFLSAQHNERLNVTHCQYNFPQVGRRTLHVLKLVAGFLLPLLVMAYCYARILAVLLVSRGQRRLRAMRLVVMVVVVFALCWTPYHLVVLVDTLMDLGALARNCGRESRVDVAKSVTSGMGYMHCCLNPLLYAFVGVKFRERMWTLLMRLGCSNQGRPSSSRRDSSWSETTEASYSGL from the coding sequence GTGAGCAAACATCAAGTGCTAGATGCCTCAGACTTTGCCTTACTTTGGGAAAACTGTACCTCTCCCTATGACTATGGAGAAAATGAGAGCGACTTGTGCTGTGCCTCCACACCCTGCCCACAGGACTTCAGCCTGAACTTTGACCGGGCCTTCTTGCCAGTCCTCTACAGCCTCCTCTTTCTGCTGGGGCTGCTGGGCAATGGGGCCGTGGCAGCTGTGCTGCTGAGCCAGCGCACAGCCCTGAGCAGCACTGACACCTTCCTGCTCCACCTGGCCGTGGCTGATGTGTTGCTGGTGCTGACACTGCCACTCTGGGCAGTAGACGCTGCTGTCCAGTGGGTCTTCGGTTCTGGTCTCTGTAAAGTGGCAGGCGCCCTCTTCAACATCAACTTCTATGCAGGGGCCCTCCTGCTGGCCTGCATCAGCTTCGACCGCTACCTGAGCATAGTGCACGCCACCCAGCTCTACCGCCGGGGGCCTCCAACCCGTGTGGCTCTCACCTGCGTAGTTGTCTGGGGACTCTGTTTGCTCTTTGCCCTCCCAGACTTCATCTTCCTGTCAGCCCAACATAACGAGCGCCTCAATGTCACCCACTGCCAGTACAACTTCCCGCAGGTGGGCCGCAGGACTCTGCATGTTCTGAAGCTGGTGGCTGGTTTCCTGCTTCCCCTGCTGGTCATGGCCTATTGCTATGCCCGCATCCTAGCTGTGCTGCTGGTCTCCAGAGGCCAGCGACGCCTGCGAGCCATGCGGCtagtggtgatggtagtggtggtctTTGCTCTCTGCTGGACCCCCTATCACTTGGTGGTGCTGGTGGACACCCTCATGGACCTAGGGGCTTTGGCTCGCAACTGTGGCCGAGAAAGCCGTGTAGACGTGGCCAAGTCGGTCACCTCAGGCATGGGCTACATGCACTGCTGCCTAAACCCACTGCTCTATGCCTTTGTGGGAGTCAAGTTCAGAGAGCGAATGTGGACACTGCTCATGCGCCTGGGCTGCTCCAATCAGGGAAGGCCATCATCTTCTCGCCGTGATTCATCCTGGTCTGAGACCACAGAGGCCTCCTACTCAGGCTTATGA